A genomic region of Candidatus Eremiobacterota bacterium contains the following coding sequences:
- a CDS encoding endo-1,4-beta-xylanase has protein sequence MRNTLILFCLFLALGGTGAAVPNRQERPFGVFNDMELERKGVVTLKSAEELGVERTRLVIHWALVEPRKGKWNFAIADRMIAMHREAGIEMLITLHSVSPWATRKAGNHLTFLASPPKDMADYENFVRTMVARYKESVKYWQIENEVFDKRYGPSIFWDGSKEEYVNLLRHAHKVIHAADPSAKVVQAGFAHELFVLQNEDYPFFIKADKGKVKEFFEYLIERGGPFCDALDFHQYYEPESVVKELALLKSTMERFGCHKELITTEAGDIDLRLFRVHMSRPEKPVPVVAGLLAIPSVKSELSRIMKGGVSPSEYSNFGIFLKRDPNAGPMLEKYQAQGLVKRLVLSLAHGVSQFYAAWMKDQEKPMDWYFGMMSLIDTDGRKKPHYYAYRQMIRELKGFSSVKEINPPAGARAVCFSFAGREPLWVAWSTGRARTFDFSSVTKAGKLKATHIITRRGETDKDALVESITSSSVPLDETPLILECER, from the coding sequence ATGAGAAATACCCTGATTCTTTTTTGTCTGTTCTTGGCGCTTGGCGGCACCGGGGCGGCGGTCCCGAATCGGCAGGAGCGCCCTTTCGGCGTTTTCAACGATATGGAGCTTGAGAGAAAAGGTGTCGTCACTCTGAAATCTGCCGAGGAGCTGGGCGTGGAGAGGACGCGCCTGGTGATCCACTGGGCCCTCGTGGAGCCGCGCAAAGGAAAGTGGAATTTCGCGATTGCCGATCGCATGATTGCCATGCACCGGGAGGCGGGGATTGAAATGCTCATCACCCTCCACTCGGTTTCCCCATGGGCCACCAGGAAGGCAGGGAATCATCTGACTTTTCTCGCGAGCCCCCCGAAGGATATGGCTGACTACGAGAACTTTGTAAGGACCATGGTGGCGCGTTATAAGGAAAGCGTGAAATACTGGCAGATAGAAAACGAGGTCTTTGACAAGCGTTACGGCCCCTCGATCTTCTGGGACGGCTCAAAGGAGGAATATGTGAACCTTCTGCGCCATGCCCACAAGGTGATTCATGCCGCCGATCCGTCGGCGAAGGTGGTGCAGGCGGGATTCGCCCATGAGCTGTTCGTGCTGCAGAATGAAGATTACCCATTTTTCATCAAGGCTGACAAGGGGAAGGTCAAGGAGTTCTTTGAATATCTCATTGAGAGGGGCGGCCCCTTTTGTGATGCCCTTGATTTTCACCAGTATTATGAGCCCGAGTCGGTGGTGAAGGAGCTTGCCCTCCTCAAGAGCACCATGGAAAGATTCGGTTGCCACAAAGAGCTCATCACCACCGAGGCGGGCGATATAGACCTGCGCCTCTTCAGGGTCCACATGTCACGCCCCGAGAAGCCTGTCCCCGTGGTGGCCGGCCTCCTCGCCATTCCTTCGGTGAAGAGCGAGCTTTCGCGTATCATGAAGGGAGGGGTTTCCCCCTCGGAATACTCGAATTTCGGTATTTTCCTGAAGAGAGACCCGAATGCCGGGCCCATGCTTGAGAAGTACCAGGCCCAGGGACTGGTGAAGCGCCTTGTCCTCTCCCTGGCCCATGGCGTTTCACAGTTTTACGCCGCGTGGATGAAGGACCAGGAAAAGCCCATGGACTGGTACTTCGGAATGATGAGCCTGATAGATACCGACGGCAGGAAGAAGCCTCACTATTACGCGTACCGGCAGATGATAAGGGAGCTGAAGGGCTTCAGCTCAGTAAAGGAAATCAATCCCCCCGCGGGGGCCAGGGCCGTCTGTTTCAGCTTTGCCGGGAGGGAGCCTCTCTGGGTGGCCTGGAGCACCGGGCGGGCCAGGACTTTTGATTTCTCGTCAGTCACCAAGGCGGGAAAGCTCAAAGCCACCCATATCATCACCAGGAGAGGTGAGACTGACAAGGACGCGCTTGTTGAATCCATCACCTCTTCGTCAGTCCCCCTTGATGAGACGCCGCTCATTCTTGAATGTGAGCGGTAA
- a CDS encoding tetratricopeptide repeat protein, whose translation MKKHGKALLFGALFSILLQAIACGEEYRGTEISKIPKRFAPYFFRMGNFNTVKEIECWEYDYEPGEFGIKYHLMTHPKSQELNDGFSEVIVQITVNKSKEKALSEYQDKYKYVTDYLHGWEDPRDNVRTEPVELGRDAKGTVQIFLAPQPSRSPHIQAHYAMLLKGTLVVHVFAQDQGSFTSVQTPTKAYVDGLYRYLLGLPGGEAPRALTLKAAVAPDTVPADGRSKATLTIKVTDPQGKAAASIPVTVSPSLKAPGLLPLSGKTDGSGSLSFSVTAPKAEEVEEFASKPEVPLVFTCKASDASSGKTAEGSATLRLTTTVGLKLLVCDENEAPMAGKKIKLTYAMNGKDADKTVTSGEDGTAFVPFPAGRKVNVIFRDPDFLIFTRQATVPAEVKVLCTSLESYVQKLKKDMADFLKKGGFSSQEAEAVLKAKINFNAAVSTPAYDPMNKEIQINGSSVKYVKELESIRRVMAHETGHLIMDTLVDPSGYYVKGYPLMGKYVGGGHNTWVPAQDESKELAFEEGSAEFFAQLFYKSQKGEYDINFDNAKMSGEAASKYVADGNVIEGNIASFLSAYYREDLDDPQKVYRDFAKTIREHEAFWTSITPARSIEEFLDVKLNSKKPGIRYDGDLSELASQYRIKASNVWEGLAASPDAMKSVKVTRNGRPVSFNSSMELKKDDIIEVPEGVTVAFQGFKDGYFKNGEKKWVSLGPGAHRIKISENYNYVQVEFGKAQFVNAGAVSADGEATVTPSGTSFVIDAGKGKETSVRVVEGTVTVKKTATGEEVKASCGEALTLVPGSPLPRPERSSYTGTPWWKLPQGAVPTSQVPSTGADRGNAGAFFQKGIEKSQAGDHQGAEAEFSKAIAMRADYADAYYRRALARVDLKEYGKAVEDYSVVLGLQPSNGKAYYNRGVARDALGDYVAAAADYTGALKHIEDFAEAFYNRALDRFRLGEYKASEEDFTRFLSLRGDYTLGWFNRAVTREKLGDLQGAISDYRKALELRPDYREARESLMRLENKEKPSGE comes from the coding sequence ATGAAAAAGCACGGTAAAGCTCTGCTGTTTGGCGCCCTTTTCTCTATCCTGCTCCAGGCCATCGCCTGCGGAGAGGAATACAGGGGAACAGAGATATCAAAGATACCGAAGCGCTTCGCGCCCTATTTCTTCAGAATGGGAAATTTCAACACGGTGAAGGAGATTGAGTGCTGGGAGTATGACTATGAGCCAGGAGAGTTCGGCATAAAATACCATCTCATGACTCATCCGAAAAGCCAGGAACTCAATGACGGGTTCAGCGAGGTCATCGTGCAGATAACGGTGAACAAGTCCAAGGAAAAGGCTCTCAGCGAATATCAGGACAAGTATAAATATGTCACCGATTACCTCCACGGCTGGGAAGACCCGCGAGACAACGTGAGGACAGAGCCTGTGGAGCTTGGCAGGGATGCGAAGGGTACGGTGCAGATATTCCTGGCGCCCCAGCCCTCCCGCTCGCCCCATATCCAGGCACACTACGCGATGCTGCTCAAGGGCACCCTGGTGGTCCATGTCTTTGCCCAGGACCAGGGAAGCTTCACCTCTGTCCAGACTCCTACAAAAGCCTACGTTGACGGGCTCTACCGGTACCTGCTGGGCCTGCCGGGCGGGGAGGCACCGCGGGCCCTCACTCTCAAGGCCGCTGTCGCTCCCGATACCGTCCCCGCCGATGGCCGCTCGAAGGCGACGCTCACAATCAAAGTGACCGATCCTCAAGGAAAGGCCGCGGCATCGATCCCTGTAACGGTGAGCCCCTCCCTGAAGGCTCCCGGTCTTTTGCCGTTAAGCGGGAAAACCGACGGCTCCGGGAGCCTTTCTTTTTCCGTGACGGCGCCAAAGGCAGAAGAGGTGGAGGAATTCGCCTCAAAACCCGAGGTGCCCCTGGTGTTTACCTGCAAGGCCAGTGATGCTTCGAGCGGGAAAACGGCCGAAGGCTCGGCGACCCTCAGGCTCACGACCACTGTGGGGCTGAAGCTTCTCGTATGCGATGAAAATGAAGCTCCCATGGCGGGGAAGAAGATAAAGCTCACCTATGCAATGAATGGAAAAGACGCCGACAAAACCGTCACAAGCGGCGAGGACGGCACGGCCTTTGTGCCATTCCCGGCAGGGCGGAAGGTGAACGTGATATTCAGGGATCCCGACTTCCTCATCTTTACCCGGCAGGCCACGGTGCCCGCCGAGGTGAAGGTCCTCTGCACTTCCCTGGAGAGTTATGTGCAGAAGCTCAAGAAGGATATGGCCGATTTCCTGAAAAAGGGAGGCTTCTCCTCACAAGAAGCGGAGGCGGTGCTCAAGGCGAAGATCAATTTCAACGCGGCGGTATCGACACCGGCCTATGACCCGATGAACAAGGAGATCCAGATAAACGGCTCTTCAGTGAAGTATGTAAAGGAGCTGGAGAGCATAAGGAGGGTCATGGCCCACGAGACAGGCCATCTCATTATGGACACCCTTGTGGATCCCTCAGGTTATTATGTGAAAGGCTACCCCCTCATGGGGAAATATGTAGGGGGGGGGCATAACACGTGGGTTCCTGCCCAGGACGAGTCAAAGGAGCTCGCCTTCGAGGAGGGTTCGGCCGAGTTTTTTGCCCAGCTCTTCTATAAATCCCAGAAAGGGGAATATGATATAAACTTTGACAATGCAAAGATGTCGGGCGAGGCGGCATCGAAATACGTGGCAGACGGCAATGTCATCGAGGGGAACATTGCGAGCTTCCTTTCGGCTTATTACAGGGAGGATCTCGATGACCCCCAGAAGGTGTACAGGGACTTTGCAAAGACCATCAGGGAGCATGAGGCCTTCTGGACTTCCATCACCCCGGCGAGAAGCATCGAGGAGTTCCTTGACGTGAAGCTGAACAGCAAAAAGCCGGGCATCAGGTATGACGGCGACCTTTCCGAGCTTGCCTCACAGTATAGAATAAAGGCATCCAACGTATGGGAAGGCCTGGCAGCGAGCCCTGATGCCATGAAGTCAGTAAAAGTCACAAGAAATGGAAGGCCTGTGAGTTTCAATTCCTCGATGGAGCTTAAAAAAGATGACATCATCGAGGTCCCTGAAGGAGTCACCGTGGCTTTCCAGGGATTCAAGGACGGCTATTTCAAGAACGGCGAGAAGAAATGGGTATCCCTGGGACCGGGGGCTCACCGCATCAAGATCTCTGAAAATTATAACTACGTGCAGGTGGAGTTCGGGAAAGCTCAGTTCGTGAATGCCGGCGCCGTTTCAGCCGATGGAGAGGCTACCGTCACCCCTTCGGGCACCAGTTTTGTCATCGATGCGGGGAAGGGGAAGGAGACTTCAGTGAGGGTTGTTGAAGGCACGGTCACCGTCAAGAAAACTGCCACAGGCGAGGAAGTGAAGGCTTCGTGCGGCGAGGCGCTCACTCTTGTCCCGGGCAGTCCCCTTCCCAGGCCGGAGCGTTCGTCATATACCGGCACTCCCTGGTGGAAGCTCCCCCAGGGCGCCGTCCCGACTTCCCAGGTGCCTTCCACCGGAGCGGACCGCGGCAATGCCGGGGCTTTCTTCCAAAAAGGCATTGAGAAGAGCCAGGCAGGCGATCACCAGGGAGCCGAAGCGGAGTTTTCCAAGGCTATAGCGATGCGTGCTGACTATGCCGATGCTTACTACCGGCGCGCCCTGGCACGGGTGGATCTGAAGGAGTACGGGAAGGCCGTAGAAGATTACTCCGTGGTGCTGGGCCTTCAGCCCTCCAACGGAAAAGCATATTATAACCGCGGCGTTGCAAGAGACGCCCTGGGTGACTATGTCGCTGCCGCCGCCGATTATACCGGAGCGCTGAAGCACATCGAAGATTTTGCAGAGGCTTTTTACAACAGGGCTCTTGACAGGTTCAGGCTCGGCGAGTACAAGGCTTCGGAAGAGGATTTTACCCGTTTTCTCTCCCTTCGGGGAGACTATACCCTGGGCTGGTTTAACAGGGCTGTGACGAGAGAGAAACTGGGAGACCTGCAGGGCGCCATTTCTGACTACAGGAAGGCCCTGGAGCTCAGGCCGGATTACCGGGAGGCCCGCGAGAGCCTGATGCGGCTTGAAAATAAGGAGAAGCCATCAGGGGAATGA
- a CDS encoding VWA domain-containing protein produces MLTLSAELSRRLIARGSPGRIFVLFRITAPSVEVSRKPLNIAVALDRSGSMKGGKLDYVKHATAFLFSQLLNTDIFSLVTFNHLVQVPFPAGEARERDAIRRAISSIEPQGMTNLSGGWLAALQEVLKHSGPERLNRIILLTDGIANEGITDPSRLFNIGAHTAEKGAVTTAMGVGSDFAEDLLKGIAEAGHGNYYFIDNPEKAPRTFSEELMGLLALYAQNLTIEFTPSENVQFVDLHHDFPLTMRGKGCEISLGDLYGGDERTVLIECLVTESPADGIMELGKAKLAYHRIHEEISRGEVSLALQVTCTDARAAAAEAINPAVEREIVICDAINARRKAVREADQGSFSGARKKLSDSISGLQSSVYSHDETVSREIEKLEGLLGSFSDSGSYQSIGRKEALYQSFYISRKKGHSSVNRTRIIGWNAVEALKNARSVTVITGAGLPMECSIPGVRGVTELIEGEELMIFNAETFSAHPDAVWKRIRTVQEEVIRLPVPECYRIIAEMEEFWKDFRLITENVDGMHSIAGNTGITELFGNIFKSWCPAEKKAREARADRKCACGATLRPAVRWLGEELEDQVLEQMRGALTGRGIIFLIGTHFRRNTELIVDAARSGATLVEINAAETAFSSLAAEHIRRDIRSALPELWTEVKR; encoded by the coding sequence ATGCTCACCCTCTCGGCGGAGCTGAGCCGCAGGCTCATTGCCCGCGGCTCTCCAGGCAGGATATTTGTCCTTTTCAGGATAACGGCACCCTCCGTGGAAGTCTCCCGGAAGCCCCTCAACATCGCCGTGGCTCTAGACCGGAGCGGTTCCATGAAGGGAGGAAAGCTCGACTATGTCAAGCATGCGACGGCGTTCCTCTTCTCGCAGCTTCTCAACACCGATATCTTCTCCCTTGTGACCTTTAACCACCTGGTGCAGGTACCTTTCCCTGCAGGGGAGGCCAGGGAGAGGGATGCCATAAGGAGAGCCATCAGCTCCATAGAGCCCCAGGGGATGACCAACCTTTCCGGGGGGTGGCTCGCGGCACTCCAGGAGGTCCTCAAGCATTCAGGCCCCGAGAGGCTCAACAGGATCATACTTCTCACCGACGGCATCGCCAACGAGGGCATCACCGATCCCAGTCGCCTTTTCAATATAGGAGCGCACACGGCAGAAAAGGGCGCCGTCACGACAGCCATGGGAGTCGGCTCCGACTTCGCCGAGGACCTCCTGAAAGGGATCGCCGAAGCCGGGCACGGGAACTATTATTTCATAGACAACCCGGAGAAGGCACCGCGCACCTTCTCTGAAGAACTCATGGGCCTCCTCGCCCTCTATGCCCAGAACCTCACCATTGAGTTCACCCCGTCGGAGAACGTGCAATTCGTCGACCTCCATCATGACTTTCCCCTCACCATGAGAGGAAAGGGCTGCGAGATCAGCCTCGGAGACCTATACGGAGGCGATGAGCGCACCGTGCTTATTGAGTGCCTTGTGACGGAATCCCCGGCAGACGGCATCATGGAGCTTGGTAAGGCGAAGCTCGCTTATCACCGGATACATGAGGAAATCTCGAGAGGAGAGGTCTCCCTTGCCCTGCAGGTCACCTGCACTGATGCACGGGCTGCGGCAGCGGAAGCCATCAACCCTGCCGTGGAGAGGGAAATCGTGATCTGTGATGCCATCAATGCGAGGAGAAAAGCGGTCCGCGAGGCAGATCAGGGCTCTTTTTCCGGTGCCAGGAAAAAGCTTTCTGACTCCATATCGGGCCTCCAGAGCAGCGTTTATTCCCATGACGAGACGGTAAGCCGCGAGATTGAGAAGCTTGAAGGGCTGCTGGGCAGCTTTTCTGACAGCGGCTCCTACCAGTCCATCGGGAGAAAGGAAGCTCTTTACCAGAGCTTCTACATCTCCAGGAAAAAGGGCCACTCGTCGGTGAACCGCACCAGAATCATCGGCTGGAATGCCGTGGAGGCCCTCAAGAATGCCCGTTCCGTCACCGTCATCACAGGAGCGGGCCTCCCGATGGAGTGCTCCATCCCCGGCGTCCGCGGCGTTACCGAGCTCATAGAGGGGGAAGAGCTGATGATCTTCAATGCAGAGACATTCAGCGCCCACCCTGATGCAGTATGGAAGCGGATCAGGACAGTGCAGGAGGAGGTCATCAGGCTCCCCGTGCCGGAATGCTACCGGATCATCGCCGAGATGGAAGAGTTCTGGAAAGACTTCCGCCTCATCACCGAAAATGTGGACGGGATGCATTCCATTGCCGGCAACACCGGAATAACGGAGCTCTTCGGCAATATCTTCAAAAGCTGGTGCCCCGCTGAAAAAAAGGCCCGGGAGGCAAGAGCTGACAGGAAATGCGCCTGCGGCGCCACCCTCAGGCCGGCAGTCCGCTGGCTCGGAGAAGAGCTGGAAGATCAGGTTCTTGAACAGATGAGAGGGGCTCTCACGGGGAGAGGCATCATATTCCTCATAGGCACGCACTTCCGGAGGAACACGGAGCTCATTGTAGATGCAGCCCGCAGCGGCGCCACTCTCGTGGAGATCAATGCCGCGGAGACGGCTTTTTCCTCCCTTGCGGCGGAGCATATAAGGAGAGATATAAGGAGCGCCCTCCCGGAGCTCTGGACTGAGGTGAAGCGCTGA
- a CDS encoding protein kinase: MKVVLAIEEGPGGTERFEFDGHDTFIVGRSRKNTHSQLRGDPYISRHHFILELSPPRCFLKDLGSTNGTKVNGRLIEKGELRELSPGDTINVGRTMLRLTLEGDAPGGMSLQGERAAEAHLPEAPDDDREESATLLQAEPAAFTGAEAPAPSALHCSRCGREIEPPVKPENLPDSIFLCEHCIPPGEPAKSGRSEGDYELYSLLGRGGMGEVFKARNSRTGMLVAFKRLTSFSSINDETLRRFTREMHVMRELVHPNIVRFIGHGQGKEGHYLVMEYASRGNISDLIEKELLGPLPYPRACRLICQALEGLQFAHCKGFIHRDIKPQNLLLHGSGSDTAAKISDFGLAKNFQEAGGSMMTKEGEVAGTILFMAPEQLTNYRFVKPPADVYSMGMSLYYLLSGKYPFAFPSPLDLIRNTPPEGPRTDPILLVLSEEPAPIEKHCPALPPALAAVVNKSICKDEMKRFASAEELRTALLMVF; encoded by the coding sequence ATGAAGGTTGTCCTTGCAATCGAAGAAGGTCCGGGCGGTACTGAGCGCTTCGAGTTTGACGGCCATGACACTTTCATCGTGGGGCGCTCCAGGAAAAACACCCATTCACAGCTTCGCGGCGATCCTTACATCTCACGCCATCACTTCATCCTGGAGCTCTCCCCTCCCCGGTGCTTCCTGAAAGACCTGGGGAGCACCAACGGCACCAAGGTGAACGGCAGGCTCATCGAGAAGGGGGAGCTTAGGGAGCTCTCCCCCGGCGACACCATCAACGTGGGGAGGACAATGCTCAGGCTCACCCTTGAAGGCGATGCCCCCGGTGGAATGAGCCTCCAGGGGGAGAGGGCTGCAGAAGCTCATCTTCCCGAAGCACCGGACGATGATCGGGAGGAATCTGCCACCTTGCTCCAGGCCGAGCCTGCCGCCTTCACCGGAGCTGAAGCCCCCGCTCCTTCGGCGCTTCACTGCAGCCGCTGCGGCAGGGAGATTGAGCCCCCGGTGAAACCGGAAAACCTCCCCGATTCCATTTTTCTCTGCGAGCACTGCATCCCGCCCGGCGAGCCTGCGAAAAGCGGCAGAAGCGAGGGAGACTATGAGCTCTACTCACTCCTCGGGAGAGGAGGCATGGGAGAAGTCTTCAAGGCCCGCAACAGCAGGACCGGCATGCTTGTGGCGTTCAAGAGGCTCACCTCGTTTTCCAGCATCAATGATGAGACTCTGCGGCGCTTCACCAGGGAGATGCATGTCATGAGGGAGCTTGTCCATCCTAATATTGTGAGGTTTATCGGCCATGGCCAGGGAAAAGAGGGCCACTACCTGGTGATGGAGTATGCGAGCAGGGGGAATATCTCCGATCTCATCGAGAAAGAGCTTCTCGGCCCCCTCCCCTACCCCCGGGCATGCAGGCTCATCTGCCAGGCCCTGGAAGGACTTCAGTTCGCCCACTGCAAAGGATTCATCCACAGGGACATAAAGCCCCAGAATCTCCTTCTCCACGGGAGCGGCAGCGACACCGCAGCCAAGATAAGCGATTTCGGGCTTGCCAAGAATTTCCAGGAGGCCGGCGGCTCCATGATGACCAAAGAAGGGGAAGTGGCAGGAACCATCCTCTTCATGGCACCGGAACAGCTCACTAATTACCGCTTTGTGAAGCCCCCCGCCGATGTGTACTCAATGGGGATGAGCCTCTACTATCTCCTCTCGGGCAAATATCCCTTCGCTTTCCCCTCACCGCTGGACCTCATCAGGAACACGCCTCCTGAGGGGCCCCGGACCGATCCCATCCTGCTGGTGCTGAGTGAAGAGCCTGCACCCATAGAAAAACACTGCCCCGCCCTTCCCCCGGCCCTTGCAGCCGTCGTGAACAAGTCCATCTGCAAGGACGAGATGAAGCGCTTCGCTTCGGCGGAAGAGCTTCGGACAGCTCTCCTGATGGTGTTTTAG